ACCTCGCCAAGGCGGTGGGAACCCAGCACGCGGTGGCGGTGCCGGAGATTCCGATTGTCTCGGCGGCGGCGGGGTATGGGCTGCCGGTGAAGGTTGTCGTCAGCGATGACGGCGGCACTGCTGTGTTTGAAGCGAAGATCGAGATGTGGGTGTCGCCGGTGAAGCGTGGTTGATTGCCTGTTCCGCTCAAAGCAGCGCTTCAGTGCTACGTGCAGGGGCGGCCGCCGGGCAGCCCCGCTCCGGGACACGCCGTGAATACGTCCATGTAGGCTGCTAGAAAACATCCATGTTTTCTAGCGTCCCTCCGGGGGCTACCCGGCGGCCGCCCCCATACAGGGTCGTGTGCGGTGAGGAAGAGCAGCCGGGCAGAGCCCGGCTCTACCGCCTTTGGATGACTCACCTGCCCACTATCGGAGGGTCGGCGGGGGTGGGTTTGAGGGGGCACGAGCCGCATGGATGCGGCGATGAGCCTACATGGATGTATTTACGGCGTCCCCCACAAACCCGCACCCGACGGCCCTGACCAGGGAAACCATGCAGACGGCTGCTGTTCGCCTGAATCCAACAGCAGTCGGGCAGAGCCCGGCTCTACGGACGGTGTGCAATCCGGGATGGTGTGGACGTACGACATGCAATCATGCAGGCACGAATTGCCAGGCGATCACGGCGAGGATCGCCGGCACTGCCTGGATGAAGAAGATCCGCCGGTTGACGCTGTACGCCCCGTAGCAGCCCGCCACGATCACGCAGCCCAGCATGAAGTTCACCAGCATCGGCAGGTGATCGAACAGGCCCCAGAACAGGCCTGCCGCCAGGAAGCCGTTGTACAGCCCCTGGTTGGCCGCCAGTACCCGCGTCAGCTCCGCCTTCTCCGGCGTGTTGCGGAACGTCTTCAGCCCCAGCGGGCGCGTCCACAGGAACATCTCCAACACCAGGAAGTACACGTGCAACAGCGCGACCACCAGGGTCAGGATTACAGCGGTCCAGTACATGCGCACACCTCGAACAAGTTGGAAACAGCTTACTCCGGCCGCTCCGCCGGCAGCTTCTTTTCTTCGCGCAGCAGCCCGAACGCCGCCGTCGTCATGATCCCCGCCACCACCAGCCCGCCCGCGAACACCGCACTCGAACCGAACACCGACAGCCCCTTGTGTACCCACGCGAACGTCAGGTCGCCCGCTCGGTACACCACCGTGTCGATCGCCGCGCCCGCCTTGTAGCGCCACTGCCGGTCCACCCGCGTGAAGATCGTCTCCCGCGCCGGCTTCGCCAGCGAAAACTCACTCGCCCGCGTCAGCACCTGCACGATCGCCACCATCACCGGCAGCGGCGACGCCGCCAGCAC
This portion of the Stenotrophomonas aracearum genome encodes:
- a CDS encoding DUF1304 domain-containing protein, encoding MYWTAVILTLVVALLHVYFLVLEMFLWTRPLGLKTFRNTPEKAELTRVLAANQGLYNGFLAAGLFWGLFDHLPMLVNFMLGCVIVAGCYGAYSVNRRIFFIQAVPAILAVIAWQFVPA